Proteins from one Salvelinus sp. IW2-2015 linkage group LG32, ASM291031v2, whole genome shotgun sequence genomic window:
- the arf1 gene encoding ADP-ribosylation factor 1, producing the protein MGNLFASLFKAFGKKEMRILMVGLDAAGKTTILYKLKLGEIVTTIPTIGFNVETVEYKNISFTVWDVGGQDKIRPLWRHYFQNTQGLIFVVDSNDRERVNEAREELMRMLAEDELREAVLLVFANKQDLPNAMNAAELTDKLGLHSLRHRNWYIQATCATSGDGLYEGLDWLSNQLKNQK; encoded by the exons ATGGGGAATTTATTTGCAAGCCTCTTTAAAGCATTTGGCAAGAAAGAGATGAGGATCCTCATGGTGGGTCTCGATGCTGCTGGTAAAACAACAATCCTGTACAAACTCAAACTTGGAGAAATTGTAACTACCATTCCAACTATAG GTTTTAATGTTGAGACAGTCGAGTACAAGAACATAAGTTTTACAGTGTGGGATGTCGGTGGTCAAGACAAAATTCGACCGTTGTGGCGTCACTATTTCCAGAACACTCAGG GTCTCATCTTCGTTGTGGACAGCAATGACAGAGAGCGAGTGAATGAAGCCCGCGAAGAACTGATGAGAATGTTGGCAGAGGATGAACTACGAGAGGCAGTCTTATTAGTATTCGCTAACAAACAG GACCTCCCAAATGCTATGAATGCGGCCGAACTCACAGACAAGCTGGGACTGCACTCCCTTCGCCATAGAAACTGGTACATCCAGGCCACCTGTGCCACCAGCGGAGACGGTCTCTATGAAGGACTGGATTGGTTGTCTAATCAGTTAAAAAACCAGAAATAG